In Cryptomeria japonica chromosome 5, Sugi_1.0, whole genome shotgun sequence, the genomic window GCTCTTCCTAGGCCGTTTGGGAGAAAGTGAGCTAGCAGGAGGGTCACTTGCTATTGGCTTTGCAAACATCACTGGATACTCTGTCATATCAGGGCTAGCCATGGGGATGGAGCCTATATGTGGGCAAGCATTTGGGGCCAAGAGATGGAGCCTCTTAGGCCTAACACTTCAAAGGACAATCCTAGTCCTACTGTCTGCCTCTCTCCCAATAGGGTTTTTGTGGCTAAACATGGAAAGAATCCTACTCTGGTGTGGCCAAGAGCCAGACATTACATCCATGGCCAGCATATACATCATCTTCTCACTTCCAGACCTCCTAGCCCAAGCAATCCTTCACCCACTCCGCATCTATCTCAGGACTCAAAACATAACCACACCTCTAACCTACTGTGCTGCCATTGCTCTCACATTTCACATCCCAATAAACTATCTTCTGGTCCTAGTTCTCAACTTGGGCATAAAAGGAGTAGCCATGGCTGCAGTATGTACCAACTTCAACCTTCTCCTATCTCTCCTAGCCTACTTATACATCTCTGGAGCCTGCAAGGACTCATGGCAAGGCCTAACAAAGGATTGCTTCAAAGGGTGGAAGCCATTGCTAAGTTTGGCCATACCCAGCTGCATTTCAGTGTGCCTAGAATGGTGGTGGTATGAATTCATGATAATTCTATGTGGGCTATTACTACATCCTCAGGCTTCTGTGGCCTCAATGGGAATTCTCATCCAAACAACATCTTTGGtctacatttttccttcttcactaAGCCTAGGGGTTTCTACAAGAGTGGGTCATGAACTGGGTGGCAACAGGCCAGGCAAGGCTAGAAGGGCTATGATCGTTGCTCTGTCCTGTGGAACAATTTTGGGCTTCCTGGCTATGACATTTACTACTACAATGAGGCATAAATGGGCAACTATGTTTACAAGTGACCCTGAGATTTTGCTCTTGACATCCTTGGCTTTGCCTGTTGTGGGTCTCTGTGAACTTGGCAACTGTCCACAAACAACTGGGTGTGGTGTCTTAAGAGGCAGTGCTAGACCAACTGTAGGTGCTAACATAAATTTGGGGTCATTTTATTTTGTGGGTATGCCCGTGGCCATTCTTATGGGCTTTTTTTTGAATGTGGGTTTTGTGGGGCTGTGGATGGGCTTGTTTGCAGCTCAGGCTTCCTGTATTTGTCTCATGATGTTCATGCTTCTCAGAACCGACTGGAAGCTTGAGGCAGAGAGGGCCAAGGAGCTAACATGTGGGGTTAATGACGAAGAAGAAAAGAATTCTGTAAAATCAGAGGTTGTGGTACTTGTGAAAGTTGATCGATAAAGCCCCTGGAAATGGATATTTGGATACCTGATTTTTTGTGCTATACTAAATTCTTTATATGCGGCATGTAACTCTGGGTTTTGCGGTGTCAAGGATCAGATTTACttgtatttttaatatttaattgcgcCATTTGGCTATAATAGCATTGTCCATTAGATCGATAATGGTAGGGCACAATAATTTATCACAAAGTTACAAAGAGTCAATGTACTAGGTAATGGTTCTTTCAATAAAACTATGAAATGTTTAAGGAAGACTAGTTTACTCTTATATTGTTTTAAAAATTGAAAGAATCTTTTTATTCCTAAGTTGGAATTTTTTTTTGGGTTGCTTTAGTGTGGTGGTTATAATGAGGTACTTTCTTTTTTATTTCAATATATTTAAGGTGAGTGTTTAGTTGAACTTTAGAGGTGGTGGTTATATCATTCAAGAAATCTATTTTATATGCTATCTAGAATTGAATTTAAATTTTCATAAGAATCTAAATCTTTTATCAATCAAGATCAACACTTTTAATTCTTCAAATATAAATTTTCACAAAGATCCAACACACATAATATTCATGAAGCTTAACACTTTTAATTCTTTAAACAAAGGTTCCCACAAAGACCTAACATAAACATAACATTTATTACAAATGTCAAAAGACACTTAAATGTAATGGCAAAGTTTATGTTGTAGGCACCTAGAAGGTGTTAAATTCAAActttctacaatacaaaaaaaaaaattattacaaatattttaatgaaatatataATAGTTCTTTTTAACAAAATCTAGGAATGTTCaataaaatctaaatttatattCAAATCTAATTGCACATTAAACCTAGTTGAAATATGGGGTTAAATCTATTTTCTCCAAGTTTCATTTCTAATGTCACTATGATGAGAATATCCCTCATGTCACTATGCCATGGTCCCAACATTCATAGGCTACCCCTTCCAAATGTAGGGAAGAAAAATTGATGGCTTagtatgttggcattctacactcttatgagaatagttgatgttgtcattgatggcaaccaactggcaacccacCGGCAGTTACCGGCactgacaatagacttctacataaaccgacaggcacttcaccgacagcgacaacaatgcataccagcactcaagccgacatggaataaactcttgtttattgttttataatgtaattatctcttgtaaaagccgacatgacatattgtaaatgttagttctgatacttaatgtaaagtacagatgccaatagctaacaagatgaggggggggggtgaatcatacaaacttaaacttccataaaatcaacagattcaacctcggtaacttatacttcagcaacttaaccaaaaactgttaaacatgcaaacttatgaacacaaaatcataataacactcataacaccagatttaacgtggaaacccaaatagggaaaaaccactgtgagatttcgaacccactaagaaatatactcttctagagtatgctcggttaaaagcaaatcttgtcaaagattacaaacacattgctagatgtgacccggttaagggatttccctcagatctgttaggatcttcactttattagaagtgaccttgttaaaggatttcaaacactcacttagaatgttaccttgctagagggtttacatataagactgttaagtccactcagttaagagattttctgtcacttacaaaataacagtaataaaaatctattcgtaacttcacatctaaaatgctaaagcagattcttatttgctcaaaacaatctagtcataagacttatcttgtccctctgctgggctctctactctattattcaaataggtcttcaagcttctatgctcggtaatcactatgtagcatccttgtgcatacacttgcctgcatacattgtttatcaacaattccttatttataaacaattgctaaccgctaaatctcctt contains:
- the LOC131063197 gene encoding protein DETOXIFICATION 48, which codes for MCRHNYSCHCPQREEDIPFLEVNKQYHQGEDGSQEHYIIKVSSVQDIKVSSVKDIKVSSVQEEKVKPVQQVEVDSNYDLKRWPNCAEVMEELKAMGKIAGPMALTGLLLYSRAMISMLFLGRLGESELAGGSLAIGFANITGYSVISGLAMGMEPICGQAFGAKRWSLLGLTLQRTILVLLSASLPIGFLWLNMERILLWCGQEPDITSMASIYIIFSLPDLLAQAILHPLRIYLRTQNITTPLTYCAAIALTFHIPINYLLVLVLNLGIKGVAMAAVCTNFNLLLSLLAYLYISGACKDSWQGLTKDCFKGWKPLLSLAIPSCISVCLEWWWYEFMIILCGLLLHPQASVASMGILIQTTSLVYIFPSSLSLGVSTRVGHELGGNRPGKARRAMIVALSCGTILGFLAMTFTTTMRHKWATMFTSDPEILLLTSLALPVVGLCELGNCPQTTGCGVLRGSARPTVGANINLGSFYFVGMPVAILMGFFLNVGFVGLWMGLFAAQASCICLMMFMLLRTDWKLEAERAKELTCGVNDEEEKNSVKSEVVVLVKVDR